From the genome of Impatiens glandulifera unplaced genomic scaffold, dImpGla2.1, whole genome shotgun sequence:
ACATCATAAAATTCAGAACCCTCCGTGAGCTCTTTCTCTTCATGcctatatatgatattttttaccTTCTCTATCATATCGTCCCACATATCATATATCAAATGAAATGAAGGTCTGTCGGTATCCGCAAAACGAAGCATATCATAAATAGGAGCAgtgaattctaaaatataatcaagtttATCCCACCATAAATCATCAAGCACCGTGCTCCTAATAGTTTGAGCTTTCGAGGGATCAGATTCTCGGTAAGTACTCCACTCATTACAAAGAACCATTGATTCAAGTGCTCGTTTCACTAATTTAAATCTTTTGAGCATGACAAGTATCGAAGCAAATCTCGTTTGAGAAATAGAAATAAGTTTTAAAGGAGCAAATTGATTAAACATTGTTAAAACCATATTATGATTAAGAATATAATTCTTAATCATTAGTGCTTTGTCTCCAGCCTCTGTAATCCAGTGACACTCAACATATACATCCTCATTAGACTTGATATTCTTAGCAGCACATATATTCTTCAAAACCAAATTAAGTGTGTGCACAACACATGGAGTCCAAAATATGTGAGAATACATAGTCTCAATGAGCATACATGCTGCCTTGCAAACGGGTGCATTGTCCGTGATAACTTGAACTACATTTTGTGGTCCTACTTGCATTATAACTTCTTTAATTAAGCTGGAGATATAGAACTTGTCTTTGTATTCACCCTCACAGTTCACTGCCTTCAAAAACATAGGGCCACTCTTAGTAACAGTCATGAAATTAATCAACGGTCTTCTCTGACTGTCAGTCCAACCATCTGATACTATGGTCACCCTTTTCTCTTACCAAGTCGTCTTGATTGGTTCCAATAATCTTTCAATATGTTCCCTCTCCTTTTCTAATAACGTAGTTTGTAGTGCATTATAACAAGGAGGAACATAGCTCGGAATGTTGTTGTTGGCAGCAAGTGTATACGACTTGATGTAGTGGGGATTTCTAGCAAAATGGAAAGGTAACCCCCTGAATAAAATGCTCTTGCAATTTCGCCATCCACTTGTGCTCTCACCTCCTGATTAAAAGCTTTATTTATAGGACTGTTCTTGTCAACTGCTCTTCTTTTGGAACCTTGTTTGGCAGCATTTCAGCTCCTCCCCAGGCAGAATCTGATGAAGCATAACTCAATGGTGGGAGTGGAATCACAACAtgcctttttctttcttctgcATTTGCCATCTCCCTTCGAAGTTGCAACAAAATATCAGCAGTGACTCTGGGACACACTGAAACTCCTTCTCCCTTGATCTACAACATGTGTGCTTTAACCCTTGAATACGAACCCGTAAATTCCAGATTACAGAAGTTGCATTTAATTTTCGTATTTCCACCTCTCTCTTTCATTTTCACTAATTTTGTCACATGTTTCCACAGCGGGTCCTTATCTACTGAACTTTGTTGGCTTGGAGTGGCTGTCGTACTTGAAGCTGAGTTAGAGAAAGCCATTGATTCCATCTGCTAtaatctttctctctctcacacacagaagaagaagaagaactaaCCTGATAGTGGAAGAATGATAGTGGAAGACAGGAAGCCGAGAGAGAAGCACCGTAGAGATTAGGTTTTTTAATTTGGGGGCTGGGGGCTCatagtcatatttaatatttggggggttttttaatttgggttttttttaatattttggaactCATATTTACTAAATATGTCATTCCCGCACCCCCCGCACCCCTCACCTTCGATTCTGGGATACGCCACGTGGCGCACCCCGTACGCACTCCCAGCCGCACCCCCACACCCACGAAGCACCTGGTGCGCAGTGCGCTACAGAAACGAAGCACCCATGCATCCTAGGTCTGTAataatctgtgtagtgttaaaaGCGGTTCTAGTCCTTAACCGGATTAGTTCCAGTttgtgttgtgtgtgttgttgtaagtgATTACCGATATTCTGGACTCCGGTCCCCCATCGGccatcccgatcctaacaatacaaataaaattttacaatttaataaataaatttgaaacttCTGTCCAACTTTATgcataaattaacatttatcccatttattaatttaaacaaagttACTAACTTAATTATCCGTTAAAACTAATCAAACAACTACTCAAGGTGTCAAGATTCAGTATACAAATATGCAATTAAAACATTcttaaactattttctaaaattatacaAGAAATTAGGAGAACACAACACAATATTGCAATGTTGCCCGCAAGAAtaaagtttgtatatatattttgcatgAATAATGTCTAATGAATGAAGAGCTTCGTCCATAGATGAGTAAGTCATTTGGAAATTTGGTTCCATTAAATTTCTAATATTGCTAATTTGTATTTTCACTATTAATACAATCAAATTGTATTTAAATACCCTCGTATCATCCATtcacaaaataaacaaattaataatgatGGATGTTGTCGAGGCAATAGCGAATTTTAGGTTTGAAGTGcccaaaagaaaagaaaaaaattcttatttttattttcctagataaattttttatgttgtattgaatgtttattttttttgattttaaggCCTCTCCAATTAAACTTTTCAATAATTCTCATAGATATATGAACCAATAGACCCTTTAAGTAGAGagattttaactaaataaattgaatgatctaaaattattatgtttacactagtaaaaaatcaCTTATTAAAGGAGGACACAAACTCTTAGAGAAAACTTCAGTGCCTTCGTTGAAAGACCTCACCGAGAGCGATAAACGCCCTCGCGGATTCTCGGTGTTGAAACTGTCGGTGAAAAATAAAAGGATCTTTGCGAAGGCATAAGTATTTCTCGAAGATAATTCTCACCGACGTAGGAGCATCCAACTTTTGTTCGGAATTTCCATTTTTCAATGTCGATCAGATTTCTTAACACCAAACTAGGTTTATATAGAAAAGAgtattagaaattaattaatttcaatcaTTTGAATCGTTAAgatattaagaaattattaagAAAGTAACATGTTGACTTACCAGAGGattcatcaaaatatcaaacaaaaaacctaAATTAGTAAGAAAATTTAACACACATCTTATATAGTTCAAATATCACTCAAATAAATATCATCATGTCAGATTTATTATAATGAGGCATGCTAACCTATGTAATGTAAAtccctaaatcaatttaaatccAGTAGATAAACAAACATATCTAGTGAAAGGCACGCAATTAACATCAATGTTCATAGTAAAAATTTATTAGTCGATGGAATAGAAAGATACCATAAACATACATGAAACCAGCCATGGCCTAAAGACATTCATAATCTACTCCTAAAAGACTGAAAATTGCACATAAAGTATTGGTTTACCCACAGTTCATCATGCTACAACTAAGACATAATTTGGAAGTTAACCGATTATGAAAGTAAACTAAGAGATTATAAGACTTACCCGTTAATATATTAGCCAAACAATCAAAAGAATGAAAAACAGAAAGAATAAGTAGAGTATTATCAAGTCATAATATCAGAAAGCATCATTTGATATTTGGCTGTTGAATATCTATTCAGGGGACTTCATTATGTTCAGAAATGAGAAAGAGATTATGTTCATAAATCTATTCCAGAGACTTCGTTATGCAAGATTTTCTAGGTGGATTTGGATTGTGTCCATAAACATAAGTCGCCAAATAACAATACAAAATGACAGACAATCTAATCAAATTGAAAACCCAAGTCATAATAGCTGAACTAATTCAACTTCATATGTATCAACAGAAATTGAAAACCTAGGTCAAATTAAAAACCTAAGTCATACAGAAATAATGAAAGTTACCTAAGCAATTAATATTGGAAAACTAATATTAAAGGATTCTGGAGATTGTTCAGAAATTAATATGGATATTGCTTAGGTATTGAAGGCGGAAGATACGTATCTGGAGATTGTTGAGCAATGTTGAAATAGTGCAGCTTGATTGTTCAACAATAGAGCACGAACTAGATCTGGAACACTCTTCTTGATAATGAAAGATGGAGCCTTCAATCCATCTTCCAGACAGAGTTGCGGGGCGACGGACGGGCGGGCGGATCGGGGCGACGGACGGGCGGGGCGGGGCGAAGGGCGGGCGGGGCGGGGCGACGGACGGGCGGGCGGGCGGGGCGACGGCGGGACGGGGCGACGGGCGGGCGGGCGGGGCGggtatataataaaaattaatctctttattataaatatatattaatatacatcAATTACTATTGGCTTAAAACTAGACTATTTTAAGTAGTCACtttggttattaaaaaatatttatatttgttatttaaaataatattatcttattttttaaaataattaatcatattttttaggtacaggaaaatattgaatttttttagatacacgaatatatatatatatatttttagttatataattgttaaaagattaaattttaattttttatgatgaataaattaaacatcaattagacaataaaaaataatacttaagaataatatataataaaaaaagtaaaataataatataaaaattttatagttattaatatattcatataattcatttaagtaaattattaatatttaaaattaagttaataaaatttcaaattattttaaataaaaaaacattaagtttataaaagatttattgagaataaataaatcaagCAAATATATTTCCAAGTTTGTTTCAAATAAGTCCCTAAAGTATACAAGTTTTCAAATGATATTTTCTTGACGATCTTGGTAGTTGCTagtataaatgtataaatataagcTATGATCGGTATGATTTGGATATATCCTCGTGTTAACTATATTCATGGCGGCGAACCACTTGAAGAAAGAATCTGTCGTGATTCTTCGGTTGGAAGGAGAAGATCTGCTTAAGTTCTTGAACAGCCCTGATTTCGAAACAGTGACTATCCCTCCTCTTTGGGAGATTGATGGGTGTTTTTTACATTGTGTCATGAATGCTCTAATGAACCTGACCGTGGATCATGGAATGCCTCCCGTTTCTGATACTTGggtaataaatataaaattgtcgTTGAGTTATGtaattatgatataaatttgattaatttattgtttttgaaCATTGAAGGTaaagagaaatattttaattccgtCTCTTGATTTGGGCTATGTTCACATCCACGATGAAGATTTAATCACACGTGAAACTATCTTGGAAGAATTAAAGAAGGCGGTAAGAAGAATTGCCCAATATTTGAAAGAGAACCCTGTGATTCTTGCCCGTAATGAGTGCATCTATGATGGAAGTGAGATCAAGAAACTGCTGTCAAACAAACTTGAGTTAAATAAGGTGTGTATATGATCATGTTCACATCATAATTTAATCGCAGTCATCATTCTATTGACATGAAAATATCGCAGATCATCGATGATATGATGCAAAACTTGGAAATGGATGATACTCTGGATAGTTTTGCACGTACCTTTATTAGTGTATCGATGGGGTTCTCTCAATTCGGCAAAGAGAAAGTAAGTAGGTTTTGATTAGTGGGTCATAAAGTATTGTTGTTAATTCTTCATGGGTTTTGCAGACGGATAATTTGATAGTAGATATGATGAAGAATTtggatgatgttgatgatgtttttgttgatgttgatgatgatgattttgatgatgatgaagatgatgaagatgatgttttagttgatgatgttgatgttgataatgatgttgatgatgataataatgataatattgttattgttgttgatgatgttaatgatgatgatgatgagaggaagaaaaagaagaagaagaagagtaagaatgagaaggaggagaaaaagaagaaaagtaagaagaagatgatgataataaaaatgataaagagtcTTGCATTGACTCTAGAGAAGAAACCGATCACAATTGTCACGGATTCATTTGTTGAAAATTAGTTTCCTCTACCTCCTATAGATGTTAATTCCACCAATacggttaaaaaataatactaatctAGAAAACAATACTTTTTATCAGTGTAACAATTCATTTTCgtaaatatatactaattacTTTGGTTTTATCTTTTAGGATTCTAGGTGTGATTAGGATTTCAGGATTTACAATTTGAGTTGGATTTCGGTTTTTAAGAGGTAGGATTTTGGTTGGGGTTTGAATTTTAAGATTTAGAATTCCGGGTGAGGTTTGAACTTTTGgtacttacatttttttttttttaaataaagaataactCGTTTCTCAATTAATTGAGAGGAGgaagtattaaaatattattttataactgtgttatattttatttttaatttttttaatatagaaagcTAAGTAGTCCTCGCGGTTGAGTAATAAAAGTTTTGAAATAACATCTTATAATTAtgattctcattttcatttaagGTGATTTAGGTAAAATTAAATCTGTCACATTTAGTCTATTGTAAACCACTTGTGTCATTTAAACTaacttagttaaatatattaaatataaatgtgtTACATTTTTATGTACAGTAGATTTTACAATTATGTCATATTTATAATGTATTGGCTTTATCCATATCAACTATGGATTGCATGGTGGGAATTTTATTCttgttaatgtattttatttattttgaaattctaACTTGTCACATTTTTTTggtatttaattaagtttactATTGTAATAtagaagaaaaaacaatatttgtttatgtaaaataaaataattgaataatgttATACATCATCTAGATCTATTTTGTTGACTGAAgtttgtcttttttttatttgtgtattttatttttatgaaattttatttattttatcttctaatCAGGGTCGGTCCTGGTGTAAGCCCGACAAACCTTCGGGCTAGAGCAATCCACTCCTCAGGACAACCCATTTATTTTGATTAGTGAGATTTTTAGTCAAATCTAttgtgtttttaaattaaatagatggtagtttaatggtttaacataaaaaattagaGAATTTATTTAGTTACGTGTTCAAACCTCaccaaacaacaatatttaaaaaaaaaattaaactataccaaaggtaacaaaaaaaatattgacaatTTTTTCTTCGGGGCTGCCCAAAACTCGTGGCGGCCCTGCTTCTAATCACTAAACATGCAATtaagatcttctgctaccgattgccgtgttctcCTGTGGcagaccaatcagattgcagcattattattttattaataaatcaatctgggtagcagacggagggagggagaatccggaatccgagtttcattccgggttcacacaagacgtcGTTAACGGCAGCGCCTTTTAACggcaggaaataatataatattcatatagcacccggataagatatcttcgctcagggcacCGTGTTAGAAGGAATGGTGAGAatcgatgggagcgaagatctcCACGCCCATGagccctgaccctcatgtaaacctcccatacccacccatgagaagaccgtctgCCTACcatggaaatacacttacccgtctatgtaaagaccaaaattaacgggaattttatatttccatttattaaatattaaatgaattttataaaaaatcacattcagcaaacaaacaaatattcgcttcaattacttcactctaattttttttgttttttttatttaattttttgggggggggggggaaagCCCAGGAGCGAAgacttattcgcttcaattaattttaataaaacctcatgtaaacccctcaacctacccatgagaagaccgtttgcctgtcatgtaagttcacttacccgtgtatgtaaagaccaaaattaacatgcATTTTAgattttcattctttaaatattaattcaatttattaaaaatcacatgcagcaaccga
Proteins encoded in this window:
- the LOC124917681 gene encoding uncharacterized protein LOC124917681, with product MTVTKSGPMFLKAVNCEGEYKDKFYISSLIKEVIMQVGPQNVVQVITDNAPVCKAACMLIETMYSHIFWTPCVVHTLNLVLKNICAAKNIKSNEDVYVECHWITEAGDKALMIKNYILNHNMVLTMFNQFAPLKLISISQTRFASILVMLKRFKLVKRALESMVLCNEWSTYRESDPSKAQTIRSTVLDDLWWDKLDYILEFTAPIYDMLRFADTDRPSFHLIYDMWDDMIEKVKNIIYRHEEKELTEGSEFYDVVYAILTDRWTKSSSPLHCLTHSLNPRYYSDTWLSAAPNRIPPHLDIKLSEEKNKCLKRYFPSSEARTAVNIEFARFSGQIDIFGCPNSVEERDIMEPRMWWIVRGASAPNLQKIALKLLFQPCSSSCCERNWSTYSFIHSIRRNKILPKRAEDLVFVHNNLRLLSRTNEHYKQKIVVHKMNITSNKNE
- the LOC124917682 gene encoding uncharacterized protein LOC124917682, whose translation is MAANHLKKESVVILRLEGEDLLKFLNSPDFETVTIPPLWEIDGCFLHCVMNALMNLTVDHGMPPVSDTWVKRNILIPSLDLGYVHIHDEDLITRETILEELKKAVRRIAQYLKENPVILARNECIYDGSEIKKLLSNKLELNKIIDDMMQNLEMDDTLDSFARTFISVSMGFSQFGKEKTDNLIVDMMKNLDDVDD